One Cystobacter fuscus DSM 2262 genomic window carries:
- a CDS encoding S1C family serine protease produces the protein MMAGQRWWTGIALAVLLSAPAWASPSAQAGRLWVEAKQRAVREQRSALSQVARAAMPAVVSITTRQPSPTPGAEGETQKGIGSGLIIHSDGFILTSAHVVEGAQDITISVLSPGGYAEEYPAELVGEDTRTDSALLRIHAPRKLPVLKLSSASRVEVGDWVMVIGNPFGLTHSVTAGVVSAKGRTDVTPNGRDGDFDYMQVDASINPGNSGGPVLDLNGEVVAIANAVNVAGQGIGFAIPVDIAKAVLPHLQKYGRVRRGWMGVSVQDCTPDVIEAYGLGHPRGVVVSEVMDGGPAARAGLQVGDVIEGLDTLHVERAHKLRWQVAARGVGGRVMLHVRRGEQPLKMKVRLEEQPGETVPATAVLSAPSKHVQPAETEGTGGSGQAGKKAGSP, from the coding sequence ATGATGGCGGGTCAACGGTGGTGGACGGGGATCGCGCTGGCCGTGTTGTTGAGCGCGCCGGCCTGGGCGAGCCCGAGCGCACAAGCGGGCAGGCTGTGGGTGGAAGCCAAGCAACGCGCGGTGCGAGAGCAACGCTCGGCGCTCAGTCAGGTGGCGCGAGCGGCCATGCCCGCGGTGGTCTCCATCACCACGCGCCAGCCCAGCCCCACGCCCGGCGCCGAGGGAGAGACGCAGAAGGGCATCGGCTCGGGCCTCATCATCCACTCCGACGGCTTCATCCTCACCAGCGCGCACGTCGTCGAGGGGGCGCAGGACATCACCATCTCGGTGCTGTCGCCGGGGGGTTACGCGGAGGAGTATCCGGCGGAGCTCGTGGGCGAGGACACGCGCACGGACTCGGCGCTCCTGAGGATCCACGCCCCGCGCAAGCTGCCCGTGCTCAAGCTGTCGTCGGCCTCGCGGGTGGAGGTGGGCGACTGGGTGATGGTGATTGGCAACCCGTTCGGACTGACGCACTCGGTGACGGCGGGAGTGGTGAGCGCCAAGGGCCGCACGGACGTGACGCCCAATGGGCGGGACGGTGACTTCGACTACATGCAGGTGGACGCCTCCATCAACCCGGGCAACTCGGGCGGGCCGGTGTTGGACCTCAATGGGGAGGTGGTGGCGATCGCCAACGCCGTGAACGTGGCGGGCCAGGGCATCGGCTTCGCCATCCCCGTGGACATCGCCAAGGCGGTGCTGCCGCACCTGCAGAAGTACGGCCGGGTGCGCCGGGGCTGGATGGGCGTGTCCGTGCAGGACTGCACCCCGGACGTCATCGAGGCCTATGGCCTGGGACACCCCCGGGGCGTGGTGGTGTCGGAGGTGATGGATGGAGGACCCGCCGCGCGCGCCGGCCTGCAGGTGGGCGACGTCATCGAGGGACTGGATACACTCCACGTGGAGCGGGCCCACAAACTGCGCTGGCAGGTGGCGGCCCGGGGCGTGGGCGGCCGGGTGATGCTGCACGTGCGCCGGGGGGAGCAGCCCCTGAAGATGAAGGTGCGGCTGGAGGAGCAGCCAGGCGAGACGGTGCCCGCCACGGCCGTCCTCTCGGCACCGTCCAAGCACGTCCAACCCGCGGAGACCGAGGGAACGGGAGGCTCCGGGCAGGCGGGCAAGAAGGCGGGCTCGCCCTGA
- a CDS encoding phosphoribosylaminoimidazolesuccinocarboxamide synthase, whose amino-acid sequence MTTSALHAQLTQTLGRVHLPSLGEHYQGKVRDTYRQGDRLVLVTSDRLSAFDHVLTTIPFKGEVLNRLAHFWFERTRHIVPNHVLDMPDPNVIVARACQPFAVEVVIRGYLTGSLWRDVQKGTHTAYGVAFPEGMRKDEAFPEPLFTPSTKAQYGQHDEPISEKEILARGLVSARDWARITEAARGLFLEGQKWARSRGLILVDTKYEFGKVGDELYVIDEIHTPDSSRYWVADEYEARLAKGEDQRMLDKENIRQWLIRERGFQGHGTPPAIPDDVRVSLAEKYLAAYAQLTGTPLTLEPGDVHARIEKNLKARGYLK is encoded by the coding sequence GTGACTACCTCCGCACTCCACGCCCAGCTCACCCAGACGCTCGGGCGCGTCCACCTGCCTTCCCTCGGCGAGCACTACCAGGGCAAGGTGCGTGACACCTACCGCCAGGGGGACCGGCTCGTCCTGGTCACCTCGGATCGTCTGTCCGCGTTCGACCATGTGCTGACCACCATCCCCTTCAAGGGCGAGGTGCTCAACCGGCTGGCCCACTTCTGGTTCGAGCGCACGCGCCACATCGTGCCCAACCACGTGCTGGACATGCCGGATCCGAACGTGATCGTCGCGCGTGCCTGCCAGCCCTTCGCGGTGGAAGTCGTGATCCGCGGCTACCTCACCGGCAGCCTGTGGCGCGACGTGCAGAAGGGCACGCACACCGCCTACGGGGTGGCCTTCCCCGAGGGCATGCGCAAGGACGAGGCCTTCCCGGAGCCCCTCTTCACGCCCTCCACCAAGGCGCAGTACGGCCAGCACGACGAGCCCATCTCCGAGAAGGAGATCCTCGCGCGGGGCCTGGTGAGCGCGCGGGACTGGGCGCGCATCACCGAGGCGGCGCGCGGGCTGTTCCTCGAGGGCCAGAAGTGGGCGCGCTCGCGCGGCCTCATCCTCGTGGACACCAAGTACGAGTTCGGCAAGGTGGGGGATGAGCTGTACGTCATCGATGAGATCCACACCCCGGACTCGAGCCGCTACTGGGTGGCCGACGAGTACGAGGCGCGCCTGGCCAAGGGCGAGGATCAGCGGATGCTGGACAAGGAGAACATCCGCCAGTGGCTCATCCGCGAGCGCGGCTTCCAGGGCCACGGCACGCCGCCCGCCATTCCGGACGACGTGCGCGTGTCGCTCGCGGAGAAGTACCTCGCGGCCTACGCGCAGCTCACCGGCACGCCGCTCACGCTGGAGCCGGGCGACGTGCACGCGCGCATCGAGAAGAACCTGAAGGCGCGTGGCTACCTGAAGTGA
- a CDS encoding ABC transporter substrate-binding protein, protein MSRWAVLLWWACWVLPWGAVAAEPARPRAVVVKSAALAPYASVVAGFGAEVRAEVVEVTLEDSAQAASRAFQRIAAQKPALVLAIGPLAANTARRSLGKDVPVLFAMVPYYEKYGLEGPNLTGIALTSDFQPELSALKAVSPTVKRVGILHDARFSSGSLAAARIAAEPLGLSIVPLDTDAESKVEKVLAGAKDKVDALLMVADKTVGNASVVEQLIAFATAQRLPLVGLTPSQVREGATLALSPSPTAIGQQAGRLANRIIHEKVDPGALAVAQPEGLDLAINLSAAGKVQGSKNVVLDLLRFAARRDFPVRVFE, encoded by the coding sequence ATGAGCCGGTGGGCGGTGCTGCTGTGGTGGGCGTGTTGGGTGCTGCCCTGGGGGGCCGTCGCCGCGGAGCCGGCGCGTCCCCGGGCGGTGGTGGTGAAGTCCGCGGCGCTCGCGCCCTACGCCTCGGTGGTGGCGGGCTTTGGCGCCGAGGTGCGCGCCGAGGTGGTGGAGGTGACGCTGGAGGACAGTGCCCAGGCGGCCTCGCGCGCCTTCCAGCGCATCGCCGCGCAGAAGCCGGCGCTGGTGCTGGCCATCGGCCCGCTGGCGGCCAACACCGCGCGCCGCTCGCTGGGCAAGGACGTGCCCGTGCTCTTCGCCATGGTGCCCTACTACGAGAAGTATGGCCTGGAGGGGCCCAACCTCACCGGCATCGCGCTCACCAGCGACTTCCAACCCGAGCTGTCCGCCCTCAAGGCCGTGTCTCCCACGGTGAAGCGGGTGGGCATCCTGCATGACGCGCGCTTCTCCTCTGGCAGCCTGGCGGCGGCGCGCATCGCCGCGGAGCCGCTCGGCTTGTCCATCGTGCCCCTGGACACGGATGCCGAGTCCAAGGTGGAGAAGGTGCTCGCTGGCGCGAAGGACAAGGTGGACGCCCTGCTCATGGTGGCCGACAAGACGGTGGGCAACGCCTCCGTCGTGGAGCAGCTCATCGCCTTCGCTACCGCCCAGCGCCTGCCGCTGGTGGGCCTCACCCCGAGCCAGGTGCGCGAGGGCGCCACGCTGGCGCTCTCGCCCAGTCCCACCGCCATCGGCCAGCAGGCGGGGCGGCTGGCCAACCGCATCATCCACGAGAAGGTCGACCCGGGAGCGCTCGCCGTGGCACAACCCGAGGGACTGGACCTGGCCATCAACCTCTCCGCCGCCGGCAAGGTGCAGGGCTCCAAGAACGTGGTGCTGGACCTGCTGCGCTTCGCCGCCAGGAGAGACTTCCCCGTGAGGGTTTTCGAGTGA
- a CDS encoding CFI-box-CTERM domain-containing protein translates to MSLPRAHEAREPLRAQALALFPRIPEPPVYHRAEDPARKAAEALLPELEQVLALGLAVRRDAGPAEATDRLLEALRAHGEALCHTVDGRLSQAEEAWRRAVELERVAHPTRSLGTREQAVGPVYDRHTGASRYDPREEPVAQVWLACPNMGCKRINEYGYVPGPGIHAYVCSACQVPFRAYFGELRSVEIETKPSSKRFLFTVDEVRGAGSSRIEFEEASGEDFPSTRGDLLVFLYTEARELKAVMNQTNKRLMWISPASSCFVVTAAFGEGAPELVTFRAFRDEVLRRHAWGRGFIRVYYRHGPGLARWVVGRPRVRREVRRVLTQVHRVLKTTRESRT, encoded by the coding sequence ATGTCCCTTCCGCGAGCGCACGAGGCGCGCGAGCCGTTGCGCGCCCAGGCGCTGGCGCTGTTCCCCCGGATTCCGGAGCCCCCCGTGTACCACCGGGCGGAGGATCCGGCGCGCAAGGCGGCCGAGGCGCTGCTGCCGGAGCTGGAGCAGGTGTTGGCGCTGGGGCTGGCGGTGCGGCGCGACGCGGGGCCGGCGGAGGCCACGGATCGGCTCCTCGAGGCGCTGCGGGCGCACGGGGAAGCGCTGTGCCATACGGTGGATGGACGGCTGTCCCAGGCGGAGGAGGCGTGGCGGCGCGCGGTGGAGCTGGAGCGCGTGGCGCACCCCACGCGTTCGCTCGGCACCCGGGAGCAGGCCGTGGGGCCGGTGTATGACCGGCACACGGGGGCGTCGCGCTACGATCCCCGCGAGGAGCCCGTGGCGCAGGTGTGGCTCGCCTGCCCCAACATGGGCTGCAAGCGCATCAACGAATACGGGTACGTGCCGGGGCCCGGCATCCACGCGTATGTGTGTTCCGCCTGCCAGGTGCCCTTCCGGGCCTACTTCGGCGAGCTGCGCTCGGTGGAGATCGAAACGAAGCCCAGCTCCAAGCGTTTCCTGTTCACGGTGGACGAGGTGCGGGGCGCGGGCAGCTCGCGCATCGAGTTCGAGGAGGCCAGTGGCGAGGACTTCCCGTCGACGCGGGGGGACTTGCTGGTCTTCCTGTACACCGAGGCGCGCGAGCTCAAGGCGGTGATGAACCAGACGAACAAGCGGCTGATGTGGATTTCACCGGCCAGTTCGTGCTTCGTGGTGACGGCGGCGTTCGGAGAGGGCGCGCCGGAGTTGGTGACGTTCCGGGCGTTCCGGGACGAGGTGTTGCGCCGCCACGCATGGGGGCGCGGGTTCATTCGCGTCTACTACCGGCATGGGCCGGGGCTGGCGCGCTGGGTGGTGGGCCGGCCGCGGGTGAGGCGCGAGGTGCGGCGGGTGCTCACGCAGGTACATCGGGTGTTGAAGACGACGAGGGAGTCACGCACGTGA
- a CDS encoding TlpA family protein disulfide reductase translates to MTEPQTGDAGQQQPPQPPRHGWSKVLLVVTGLLGLAGLSYLGVSEALRARLASDGTVAPVMKLQKYDNGTMSLADLQGKVVMLDFWATWCAPCQAEMPSLIKLAKEYEDKGLVFVAASRDEMPDAPLFVQEFVQSRMPELAPYVVFAPDELAAVFQVTALPTLYFLDRKGQVVDAQRGMLSEAALRQRIERALK, encoded by the coding sequence GTGACGGAGCCACAGACTGGAGACGCCGGGCAGCAGCAGCCACCGCAGCCGCCGCGCCATGGGTGGAGCAAGGTGTTGTTGGTGGTGACGGGGCTGTTGGGGCTGGCGGGACTGTCGTACCTGGGCGTGAGCGAGGCGCTGCGGGCACGGCTCGCGTCCGACGGCACCGTGGCCCCGGTGATGAAGCTGCAGAAGTACGACAACGGGACGATGTCGCTGGCGGATCTCCAGGGCAAGGTGGTGATGCTGGACTTCTGGGCGACGTGGTGCGCGCCGTGCCAGGCGGAGATGCCGTCGCTCATCAAGCTCGCCAAGGAGTACGAGGACAAGGGCCTGGTGTTCGTGGCGGCGAGCCGGGACGAGATGCCGGACGCGCCGCTGTTCGTGCAGGAGTTCGTGCAGAGCCGCATGCCGGAACTGGCGCCGTACGTGGTGTTCGCGCCGGATGAGCTGGCGGCGGTCTTCCAGGTGACGGCCCTGCCGACGCTCTACTTCCTGGACCGCAAGGGGCAGGTGGTGGACGCGCAGCGCGGCATGTTGTCGGAGGCGGCGCTGCGCCAGCGGATCGAGCGGGCCCTCAAGTAG
- a CDS encoding RNA methyltransferase, with translation MLPAANLTVVLHQTRSPENMGAVARVMANFGFSRLILSDPATYSFRGAERLAVKGGAVLEGMAVAQNLPEALKDCVYAVGTTSRTQIEGRVALTPEEAAARLAEHSRRGRVALVLGGEQRGLSNEELAFCSDFLVIPTSEVQPSMNLAQAAAVLLYLCSREGRGAPERAAEVAPEFQGARMGTVSALGERMREVLLRAQFLNPQAPEHVLRELERSLLRAELTQREAELWLTAFKHVGRMMGGGKGPSEQEAPSRDPRRNA, from the coding sequence ATGCTCCCGGCAGCGAACTTGACGGTTGTCCTGCACCAGACGCGCTCACCCGAGAACATGGGAGCCGTGGCCCGGGTGATGGCCAACTTCGGCTTCTCGCGGCTCATCCTGTCGGATCCCGCCACCTACTCCTTCCGGGGCGCCGAGCGGCTCGCCGTGAAGGGCGGGGCGGTGCTGGAGGGCATGGCCGTGGCACAAAACCTGCCCGAGGCCCTCAAGGACTGCGTGTACGCGGTTGGCACCACCTCTCGCACCCAGATCGAGGGACGTGTCGCCCTCACCCCGGAGGAGGCGGCGGCGCGGCTGGCGGAGCACAGCCGGCGGGGGAGGGTGGCGCTGGTGCTGGGGGGTGAACAGCGGGGGCTGTCCAACGAGGAGCTGGCGTTCTGCTCGGACTTCCTCGTCATCCCCACCAGCGAGGTGCAGCCCTCGATGAACCTGGCGCAGGCGGCGGCGGTGCTGCTCTACCTGTGCTCACGCGAGGGCCGGGGCGCGCCCGAGCGGGCGGCGGAGGTGGCGCCGGAGTTCCAGGGCGCGCGCATGGGCACGGTGAGCGCGCTGGGGGAGCGGATGCGCGAGGTGTTGCTGCGCGCGCAGTTCCTCAACCCGCAGGCGCCGGAGCACGTGCTGCGCGAGCTGGAGCGGAGTCTGTTGCGAGCGGAACTCACCCAGCGCGAGGCGGAGCTGTGGCTCACGGCCTTCAAGCACGTGGGGAGGATGATGGGCGGGGGCAAGGGCCCTTCCGAGCAGGAAGCGCCCTCGCGAGACCCGCGCCGGAACGCCTAG
- the purB gene encoding adenylosuccinate lyase: MIPRYSRKEMSSLWTDVARLRRWRDVELAALEGMVQGGIAPREALEDCLARAGDFTEADAARIEEIERTTKHDVIAFLTFMEERIGPSARWLHLGMTSSDVLDTALGMSLRDAANLILQGVERAMGAVEKRAFEHARTVMMGRSHGIHAEPITFGHKLAIWYDELRRARTRIERARDVVSVGMISGAVGTFAHLPPSVEVFACQKLGLTPAPASSQIIQRDRHAEYFSALALLGSSLEKFAVEIRHLQRTEVGEAEEHFTAGQKGSSAMPHKRNPILSENLSGLARLLRGYALSALEDVALWHERDISHSSVERVIAPDATIVADFMLHRFSGLMENLRVYPERMQKNLEQLGGVVNSQRILLELARKGMDRQAAYVVVQRNAMRMFEQGVPFRQALLQDKDLLAVMTPAEIEDCFSAGYHLKHVDDIFQRVFGRRA; the protein is encoded by the coding sequence GTGATTCCCCGCTATAGCCGCAAGGAGATGTCTTCCCTCTGGACCGACGTGGCCCGTCTGCGCCGCTGGCGCGACGTGGAGCTCGCCGCGCTGGAGGGCATGGTGCAGGGTGGCATCGCGCCGCGCGAGGCGCTGGAGGACTGTCTGGCCCGCGCCGGTGACTTCACCGAGGCGGATGCCGCGCGCATCGAGGAGATCGAGCGCACCACCAAGCACGACGTCATCGCGTTCCTCACCTTCATGGAGGAGCGCATCGGGCCGAGCGCGCGCTGGCTGCACCTGGGGATGACGTCCTCGGACGTGCTGGACACGGCGCTGGGCATGTCGCTGCGTGACGCGGCCAATCTCATCCTCCAGGGGGTGGAGCGGGCCATGGGCGCGGTGGAGAAGCGCGCCTTCGAGCACGCGCGCACGGTGATGATGGGCCGCAGCCACGGCATCCACGCCGAGCCCATCACCTTCGGGCACAAGCTGGCCATCTGGTACGACGAGCTGCGCCGCGCGAGGACGCGCATCGAGCGGGCCCGGGACGTGGTGTCCGTGGGAATGATTTCGGGCGCGGTGGGCACGTTCGCGCACCTGCCGCCGTCGGTGGAGGTGTTCGCCTGCCAGAAGCTGGGCCTCACGCCCGCGCCGGCCTCCAGTCAGATCATCCAGAGAGACAGGCACGCCGAGTACTTCTCCGCGCTGGCGCTCCTGGGCTCGAGCCTGGAGAAGTTCGCGGTGGAGATCCGCCACCTGCAGCGCACCGAGGTGGGCGAGGCCGAGGAGCACTTCACCGCGGGCCAGAAGGGCTCGAGCGCGATGCCGCACAAGCGCAACCCCATCCTCTCGGAGAACCTGTCGGGACTGGCGCGGCTGCTACGCGGCTACGCGCTGAGCGCGCTGGAGGACGTGGCGCTCTGGCACGAGCGCGACATCTCCCACTCGTCGGTGGAGCGGGTGATCGCCCCGGATGCCACCATCGTGGCGGACTTCATGCTGCACCGCTTCTCCGGGCTGATGGAGAACCTGCGCGTCTATCCGGAGCGGATGCAGAAGAACCTGGAGCAGCTCGGCGGGGTGGTGAACTCCCAGCGCATCCTCCTGGAGCTGGCGCGCAAGGGCATGGACCGCCAGGCCGCCTACGTCGTCGTCCAGCGCAACGCCATGCGCATGTTCGAGCAGGGCGTGCCCTTCCGTCAGGCGCTGCTGCAGGACAAGGACTTGCTCGCGGTGATGACGCCGGCGGAGATCGAGGACTGCTTCTCGGCCGGCTATCACCTCAAGCACGTGGACGACATCTTCCAGCGCGTGTTCGGGCGCCGCGCATAA